The Lytechinus variegatus isolate NC3 chromosome 11, Lvar_3.0, whole genome shotgun sequence genome contains the following window.
agtgatatttcaagatggatTTCCATGTTGCTCTACAGAGGGCGCAATCATAATTTCCAGGCGGTCCTCATCATGAGGGTAAAGTACGAGTCATTGTCGATCGAAGCACTCACCCCAGCATAGTAGTTAAGGAACTCTTCTTGGGTAATCTAGAAAACAAACAGAAGAGAAACTATGAGTAAAAAACAGGCCTGACTATAATAACCtcgggagcgtttcatcaatattttcatccgacaagtcagatctgacatctttccatgattttgattggctgagaggcaatgTTCCTATGGtaaactgtcggataaaatgggacttgtcagataaaatgtccgacaagtcctttcatgaaacgcccccctgaatACTTACCGGTATGTACTGTAGATATtatttgctacatgtatgtatacactTTTTACTCCCAAATTTCTATTCACCCAATTGTTTTCAAAAGGTGTACTCTGGTCTAAAATTAATATGAAAAGACTCTGAAGTGATTGACTATGGATCTTACTTAGAAGCCCGTTGGAATAGATTGTTGTTGATATACCAGGCAAGCTATAAACTAAGCGTTCTGAGGTTGTCAAGGGAATTGTTCTGAAGTATTGAGTATTACAAACCTAAACATGATTCCATTCCATAAATTTAATAATATCATGTGTTAATCTTAGAATAAATACAGTGAAATGAAACAAGCAAAATACATGGACTTAAAATATCTGTGAAATCACAATAAACAACCATAAACATCTTGAACTGTAATAGGCCATATTACTCAACGTTTTTTaacctgattttgatgaattttctaaTGTTTGCTTGTTTAAATTCACTCTATTATAACTGAAATCGATACTAATTCAGGAGAGAGTATCCCTTGGGTGAGTTTAGAATTGTGCATTACTTGTTAGTGAAGTCATACAGTATATTATGTTGCATGCATATATAACTGTTGATTAGAAGCAAATACATTGACTGTACATGCATAAATATTGAATATCTCCGACTGAGGTGATATTGTGAGTTAGATTTCCACGTAAGGTACCAGTGCATACACATATTCATTTTAAAGCCAAGgattatatcaatttttttgggggggaagggGGTAGGGAACCAATGCGCCAGGAGTATGGGGGTATATCAAAATACCAATCACCACaagatcagaaaaaaaaaacatagccAGAATCAAGTCACATATGATAAGGAAGGAGATGTTCATCTACACTGCTATGTCAGTCAAACCAGGGCAAAAGTGAGTCCACAAGCACAGattcatatttgacactttaacaGGACTAGAGTTAAGACTAGACACGAAAGAGCCAGCCacagtgaatctagtctcactattTCAGACTCTACATTATGCACTGTGCACTTAAAACAaggggtctgtgcctgcagactaggcaACGTGGTGACAATATCAATTTTGGATACATGCAGAGAATCAAAGGGAAGATGTTACAATCTGGCGAAAATTTTAAAATCTGGCATTGAAGATtcacagtacatgtacaatgtgttatttttacaatgttAAATGTTAATATCAGTACAATAGATTTATTCTAGAGACCTTAAATGCTTATTTAATGTGCTGTATCGCAATATCATAGTGGTAACAGAATTAATAAGTAAATGTCAAAGATATGACAAAGTATCAGAATacaatcgctagagggtattcatttgtctcgcaatctactatggtcaacgaggaaattcgtgatcactctcgcaaaaagtgttcactggctttctaggaaatagagtacgatatcggacaattttcgtcacttgataaagagttgcagcggcactcgaaagctcgtgaacttgtaagctagtgaacactttttgcgagagtgatcaagaatttcctagaaagccagtgaacacttattgcgagagtgatcacgaatttccttgttgaccatagtagattgcgagacaaatgaataccctctagcgattatttcaatccgcaataatgaacctatttagtatcaGAATACACGACAGAATATCATTAAAAGTGGATCCAGCGGTCCAAGACGAAGTGAAAGCAGGCATTTTTAAGCTGTGTTCAGTGACATTAACCGATCAAAAACTCATACGTACATCTTCTTACAAACAGCAAACATGAAACACTGGAGCAGTGCATGTATAGTGGATAGTGCAacccagaaaaaaggaaactgagattcccatgtctttttaattcaaaggcaaatgaatttcatttcataaaatacacaaaTTCCCTTTTTATTTTGACACCTAATATGAGACGAACAATTCATGCATTTAAATAAGCAAGAcaagtttgaaatttttatgTCAAAACCACGTTGCacaaaaaaattggacaagattgGTGAAAAGACGACTGTGCATATTCGACGAATGGCTCATTAGCATAAACCTGAAATGAGAGTGGCTTTAGATTAACACGTAAGTTTCTGAGCATATCGTTTCTGATAtgcctcaatatttattgtttgcaGTCTGCTACGCATGAAAGATTTTCTAAGCTGTTGGTTTCAAATGAGAGATTTAAGTTTCCACTCTTGCCAGGAGTATCTAATTTATagctttttttctctcaataattgtgaaatctacCTCTGAAAAGGTTTCCTTTCTTTGTGGGACACACTCTAGAGTGCCATGATTTTGCAAAATAATGGTTGCTTAAAATCAGATGAATGAACACAAAAAAGTCAATCATAATGATTAAGATAATATCAATCACAGATCTATATCATTGTAtgtctttctttttaaagaaataaattgcaTGTCATGTTTTCAGATTTCTACAAAGTTACTGAGACTCTTTATTTGAGAGCAAATTCTATGCAAAATACATTCACATCAGAAATCAAGAATAACATGTAGATTAGTCTTACTCtttatatttttaccaaaattcaTTTGCAAGATCAAATTGTATAATACAAAAAGGCAGAGAACACATTCTCAAAATTCTCCATTACTATGTGAAGTGTGTATGTACAGATAACTCAATTTACATTCATGTaccatttttcatgaaatggctTCATGCAGAAAATCTAGCTATAGTGATAGAGGGTATAATGATGCAATAACCATGGCAACCAAGATTGTCAAGAGTTTGTCTTGTTAAGGATTGGATGTCTTTTCTCCTCCCTCAATACTCATTATCTTTTTGTTCTCTAAATGCGAGAGGATTGCATATTACAACAaactcttcatttctttctacAAGTATGAACCATAAATTACAATATTATTGATTCTATAAATACAGGGCTCATTCTCTCGCCCATCATCTCTGTTTTAATCAGATTTTCcctacatttcattttcaatatagtACAATCAAGTATTGTATAATAATTGAAAAGAGCAGCCCTTATGTGAACCAATTTTAAGGGAAATCTGACCATCAGAACAAAGAATCTAATTACGAAAACAAGGGAAAAGATATGCCATATAAAAAAGCAAGGTAGCATATTTAGGGGAGAGTGGAATTCTGTTCAGATTAAAACCTTGTGAAGTTATTTTAATTTCCATCACCTGTTTAGATTGGCAATCAGCATTTAACACAGTATGTAATATTGTTGTCAGATATAGAAGATTAAATGCTCATATTCCCATCATATAAGGCTTTTGAAAATGTAACTAATAATAACTGAATATTTATTGgaagaaatattgtatttcaagtcttggcagctgctacagcaaaaaaaaaataagcagaggAGAGTGCCAAGTAGACAAGGGTCagtaatttaaaggtcaagtccacctcagaaaaatgttgatttgaatcaatagagaaaaatcagacaagcacaatgctgaaaatttcatcaaaatcggatgtaaaataagaaagttatgacatttcaaagtttcgcttatttttaacaaaatatttatatgaacgagtcagtttcatccaaatgagagagtcaataaTGTCACTCACTACCgggtatttcttttgtttttattgtttgaattatacaatatttcaatttttacgaatttgacgattaggacctccttgtctgaagcacaaaatgttgaaataatggaattccacgtgttcagggaggaatgaaacttcatttcacatgacaatgacgagaaaataaaaatatttcatataataaaatacaaaagaaatagtgagtgagtgatgtcatcagttcctcatttgcatactgaccgagatgtgcatataactgttttgtgaaatgaagcgaaactttaaaatgccataactttcttattttacatccgattttgatgaaattttcagtgttatgcttgttgaatttttctctttttattcaaatcaaattttttgttggggtggacttgtcctttaacaagaTTAAGAAAGGATGTGTAAACATACTTTGATTGTGTTACTAACATACTTCAGGTGTAACATGTTAAATAATTTTGTAGACATATAAACAGACTTGAAACTGAATGTGTTGGAATAGAGGTAACCAGCAGAGTTCCTAAAGTAGGGGTGAAGTTCAGGAACTAAAGCGCACGGCAAGATTCTGAATAACCTCAAGTTTTCTTCTACCCCTAGTTGACAAAACAGTATACAAACTATTGCAGTAATCTAATCAAGTATAGGCGATCGCACagcattttgacaaaaatatgaatCCTCAAAAGACTTGATGATTAAATATAAAGGCGTTAATAATCAGATCCAAAGAATTAGTTCACTTTCCCCACATTATGGTGCATCTCTTATAAAAGGAAGGATACACATGAAGGATAAATGCAAGTGACATTAGAAACAAATATTAAAGAAGCATTCTATTAAAGTCAGTTCATGTTTTATGCTGGTTTAGATTTTTAGAATATATATACACGTATGTACTATAGTAAAAAGGtaaaagtatataaataatgaagtaaGAGTGTGGTAGTGGATATGCAGCCCATTCGAGTGTAATTGCAATTAGTGCAACAAGCATTGTGTGCCATGTAACACAGAGTGCTTTTGCAATTGTTGTGACAACTCAGATGCCTGCTGCATATGCATTACATACATAATATTTTCCCAAAGACGACCAAATACATCATGTGACCTATACAGTAGATGCTGAGTGAATGGATCAAAAACAGACAACAAAAGGAGGCGTGtatttttattaaaggaaagaaagaaaagaatctCACAAACGAACGTTGGAGAGACGGAATAGCAAAGAGATGAAGACGAGGAGGAAGTGAGTGCTAGAGCTTCCAAGCCGTTCTCATCATCAGTATAAAATAGGCATCATTATCAATGGAGGCACTGACACCGGCATAGTAGTTCTCAAATTCCTCTTGGGTGATCTAGCGAAACCAAACATACGGACGCAAGAATGGATGGAAGATGGAGAGAGGCAGGAGGGGTTGAGGcaagaaaagagaaatttcaattttctgacaCACATTACTTCTGTTTCATATACGTATTTGTcagaatttgtttttcatttgaaGATGTGATGGTACTTAGTAAATTTAGAAATGTAAATGTGGCTATGActatcaaaaaaaataaaataagtttcCTTTCTCCTCAAAAAGAATTTACAAAGTCATAATAGCAACTGCACATGCTGAgtcaataaaaagaattaagaatttttaaaagcATATTTGTTTCTGAAAAAAGGGTCTACCAATGTAATggttatcatacatgtatgtacatgtcaAAATAAACTTCCAATGTTTTGAAGCTCATATGATTCATTACTTTCAAGTTGAGGATTGCATTCAGGCTTCTCTGATCATtatttattaaaggaaatttcctTCAACTTTCTAAGACCTAGACCATGCTGTATGCAGTATATCATTTTAAGctaaacatgcattttactaGGCCTTATTCCAATATTATGAAGCTGGTTCAAAACTTTTACACAAAAATAAGatcaaaataagaataaataatcgtagtaataatattgataatataaaaatagtaataataataataacagtaatgacaatattaataagacataatttttttttaatttggtgtTTTGTTGAATGGTGAATTATTGTACAAAAATATAGTACACAAAGTTACAAACAAACTTTACAGAATTCTAGGAGGAGAAACACTTACAtgtaaagggatggtccaggctgaaaatattcatatctagatAAATCTATTAGAGTAAAATTCTCAGGgccaaatgctgaaaatttcatcaaaatctgataacaaagttattgaattttaaaatttatcaatattttgttaaaacagttatttatatgcacatcctcatgaatgttcattaggtgggctgaagATGTCATCATATCCCCACGATCCTTTTTCTTACGTTATATttaacatgaaatcataattgttttatttttcatacatgtatgtgtaaatgatgtgtctccattatgatgaaaataagttgtggcaataaataattaatgcacttaatcagatgtcaatccaattgtttaagTTCTTGGTagacaaattttgaataaaacatgtacctgaattcatataataaaatacaaaagaacaagtggggatatgacatcttcagcccacctaatgaatattcatgcagaCATGcccagaactgtttcaccggaataatgcaaatctctaaaattcaataatttttgttacttggtatccgattttgatcaattattcagcaatttgctctgtgatttttactctatttattgagatataaatatctccagcctggaccatccctttaataacgcataactacatgtatgaaaaagtCTCAAGGAGGTATGACAAATGCAAGAGACTCCATTAAACTGGCAGAACCAATATTCACTTTCCTTGAGAGACATTCAACAATTGTTCAAAAGTAGGTAGGAGGGCATTCACTATTAGAATACAGCTTTTTTTCAATTCTAAGAAATACCCCAAAACATGGTCAACAATACGACTTCACTAGGTTGTACACTGTAGGTGGAAAAGAATTATGAAttgatgattttatgaaatgcaataataaacataaaacaTTTAGACAGGAACAAAACTGAATGAATGATGTGGGAAATTAAATGCAAGTCTGCAACTTAAAAACTTCTAGacattgataataatgaaaataacaaataacatctgaaaaataaacaaacagtAGCATACAAGGAGCTatgtaaattatgcatcatGTATGGGGATAAGCATACTTGGTAGTATCCAAAGTACAAGGTACAACAGATCATAAACTGATAACTGATAACCAATGTTACTTTGACCTTTCTCTggaacatgtttttttatattcagattgAAAACaggtcaggtcacatgacaaataattttccattgaacacccccccccctggtccAGTTTAAATAGAACTGCTGTGCATCTCAAGCccaaataataatactaatgatataTTCTGAGAAATGGCCTGATATTTACTAACATACAGTAATAAACAGTACCCCAtccccttttttcttcaaaataccatatatttttggaaaaagtAATCTTATTCTTATtggtaaaataatttatttagcACCTATTTTCTATAGATACTCATTCCTTACAGGTAACTTACacataaagatttttttcttaatcctTTCAAGTCACAGGAGCCATTTCTTATGCCAACATATCGTTGGCGGTCATCCGAACTGTCGTATCACACATACAACGGTacaaacccatttcagagaaaatcaacttcaaagtTTACCATGATTTTCACACTAAGTTCCCTagccttacaacatattcattgcttgaaaaatacatggttggaaagaacaagaaaaatgcttgacattggtatctttatttttacacaaaagtAAGGATCCGAGTAAATATGGTAAAAGAGCTACGTGCTTGTAATTTCAGTTTGAGCGACTGTACAACAACGCTATCCGATTTCAACACACGCGATCAGTCAAAAAGTTGTATCACTTTTCacatgcaaagtcaatgcagtgccTAGTGTTAGTTAATAAATGCAGCAACATTCCAGCCAATTTCTTTACTCAAAACCATTTCATTGAAACGTGAGGTATTTTGAAAAGGGGAAGGGATACTTTCTTATTACACATggtattttgatttaaaaaggaaagagaTACTTTATTACTTTTAACAAGTTTGAATGGAGTAGTCTCTAACACACCATTCTCATTACACCTTcaaaaactagtttactggaagccgattcaggaaacTAGTTTGGAAGATCTGGGCTAGGTACTGGTACTCAGTCACTGCCCACTGCACCCATGCACTGTCTGTATAACGATCGGAATCACAGTCACAACTCACATTCACAATCCAAACGACGCAATAAATCCATTTTAGGGGCAATTTTTTACAAAGTGAAATCACCCATTGCCCTAAAAGCCCCTAATATATTTTCTATGCTGGTACAAAGCTCTGGGGAATAAGATATTATTAAATTCTTTATTCTTACCTTTCCATCTTTTTCATTGGGGTTATCAAACGTGTCGAGGAAACTCCTAAAGATCTGACTTTCCGTTAATTCTCCGTTGAGGTATTTAGGATGTTTCTTCACGTTGTAAACCCCTTTAAGATCCTCTTCTGTTACGATATTGTCTCCAGTTTTATCAAGCTTATGGAAGGCTTGATGAATGACATCCTTCCTTGCTTGTGACATAGGAGGCTAGAGAAATAGACATAAAAACAATTATGGTAGGCCAACAGTGGGGCTTTTTGATAAATAATTACTTGACAGTACTACGAAGCACTAAATATGAGTCACAACATTTCTGTGTTCAATACTTTTTTAGAAAGTACCGAAGTGTGACATCAtgaattttcactttttgcatttcagtgttttttatacaatattttggtagagcatgatgaaaaacccaCACCCAAATATGGTGGGAATAGGTCTGTGGGCcccaagatatgacctcatgaatacatacatgtacatgcaggtaATTAGCCACATTGAAGTCAATGGCCcttattctgatagcaggtttaactttaactcaggtttaaagttgtggtttaagtatggatagccaattgttacataaatcactaacattagagatatcatacttcagctcatttggttctcaaatcattcataattgtttaGGAAGTATAGGTCCTAaatgtcttcaccatcgatgaatcaggaaagtgcacaataaacataagaaacttaatacaaatttaatacaaattttgatacttatggcttcccatacttaaaccacaactttgaacctgagtttaagttaaacccgacttcagaatacgggccaatgtattattggcctggttcaaaatgttaggaaccaggccaataatacattgacttcaatggggctaattatgtattcacgaggtcatatctcaggcccccatggaccgattctcaccaaattttAAAAGTGGGGGTTtgtcatcatgctctaccagaatatggtatcaaaaatgctgaactgtaaaaaaaaatgtgtgacgtcatcactttggtactctataaTGATGAATCTTCCTATTCAATCATAGgtttaataaatcaaaataaacttcCATTCCCCCACAGAAccctacatgtagatgcaaCTTACCCTTAGTTTAATCAAGAACTCATCAAAGTCGATGCTGCCGCTATTGTCAGAATCAAAAGCTTTAAACATTTTCTCAACATCTGGTTTCTCCAATGGCACTCCATAATCTCTTAATCCTTTCTTAAATTCTGCAAAGCTGAGGGTTTTGTTGCCGTCGTCATCCATGATTTTGAATACTCTGaagagaaaaaaggataaaGAAAATGTAACCAGAGAGAATGGATTGGCCATACGACTAATAGAGATTGATTTACAATAActagtggagcgcctctggcagtctcacctgcatcgcgcgattcaatatagcagcagtgctgattttgaaatctactataaaataattatttacaaaaaacatcattcatataatgatacaatactatgttcattgacaataaatgacattttaccTTGATCATGCTACccaagacttgtcagtgatacttgattaaccctaagtgtatatccacattttataaactttatagatctataaactttgaaggttatgacagcaatctaataattacctccaaaatggccaaagttcaatgaccttgaatgacctttgactttggtcaagtgacctgaaatttgcacaggatgttcaatgataattgattactcttatgtcaaagtttcatgaatcagatccataatctttcaaagttatgatggtaattcaacaaatacccccaacttggccaaagtttgttaaccttaaaatagttaaatgactttgaccgtgatcatgtaacctgaaactcgcacaggatgttaagtgacacttgattactcttatgtccaagtttattcataaatcacatccataagctttcaaagttatggtaattcaacagataccccccaacatggccaaagttcaatgaccttgtcaccttggtcatgtgacccgaaACTCGTACAGGAtcttcaatgatacttgattattattatgtccaagtttcatgaatcacatccataaaatttcaaagttatgatggtaattcaaccaaacccccaacttggccaaagtatgtttaccttaaatgacctttgacttcaatcatgtgacctgaaactcgcacaggatattcagtgatacttgattattattatgtccaagtttcatgaatcagatccataaactatcaatgatggtaattcaacagatatccccaacttggcaaaagttcattgaccctaaatgacctttgaccttggtcatgtgacttgaaactcaggcaagatgttcagtaatacttgatctaccttattttcaagtttcatgaactaggtttatatattttttcaagttatgatgacatttcaaaaacttgacctttaagttaagattttgatgttgattcccccaacatggtctaagttcattgaccctaaatgacttttgaccttggtcatgtgacccgaaactcaggcaggacgttcagtaatactttattaacaacaaccttatggccaagtttcatgtaCTAGGTcgatatactttctaagttatgctgtcatttaaaaaacttaacctttggttaagatttggtgttgacgccgccgctgccgtcagaaaagcggcgcctatggtctcactctgctttgcaggtgagacaaaattgTAAAAGCGGACTGCCTCTGGCAATCTTGCGTGCATTACATGTACGCAAttcagcagcagtgctgacttggAAAACAActacaaaataatcattaaaaaaaaaacaccattcatataacaaaaaaaaggttaattgaccctaaataatatttgaccttgatcacgtaACCAAAGCTTCGTGGAAGACgataagtgatacttgattacccctatactCTACAGTGTCCACATTTCTTGAATTATAtggtccataaactttcaaagtcatgatggcaattcaacaattacccaCCAACatggacaaagttcattgaccttggtcatgtgacctgaaactcgcacaagatgttttatagtgacacttgattacttttatgtccaagatttatgaagtggatccataaactttcaaagttatgatggaaattcaacaattaTCCCCAACatgacaaagttcattgaccataaaaaTGAGCTTGGCTTTATCACAAATTAGGCCTAAGCGTTAGAGTTACACAAAAAATTGTCATAGTTTTTATCGTTTgcaaacaaagtgcgtagcttaaTTAAGGTCCCCAATCATACAGTCTAGGTTCAAAGCATAAAATTagctaacccagggagctccggcccgcttCGCTGGCCGAAGCCCAGGATTCGTCCGTGTAATACTGGGCAGACATGGGTATtctcc
Protein-coding sequences here:
- the LOC121424463 gene encoding calcyphosin-like protein isoform X2, which encodes MAATARHDREMQQKAKKNLSKKDIDPIEKLRCQCLLRGSKGILGLGRVFKIMDDDGNKTLSFAEFKKGLRDYGVPLEKPDVEKMFKAFDSDNSGSIDFDEFLIKLRPPMSQARKDVIHQAFHKLDKTGDNIVTEEDLKGVYNVKKHPKYLNGELTESQIFRSFLDTFDNPNEKDGKITQEEFENYYAGVSASIDNDAYFILMMRTAWKL
- the LOC121424463 gene encoding calcyphosin-like protein isoform X1; this translates as MAATARHDREMQQKAKKNLSKKDIDPIEKLRCQCLLRGSKGILGLGRVFKIMDDDGNKTLSFAEFKKGLRDYGVPLEKPDVEKMFKAFDSDNSGSIDFDEFLIKLRPPMSQARKDVIHQAFHKLDKTGDNIVTEEDLKGVYNVKKHPKYLNGELTESQIFRSFLDTFDNPNEKDGKITQEEFLNYYAGVSASIDNDSYFTLMMRTAWKL